One window of Mesorhizobium sp. WSM4904 genomic DNA carries:
- a CDS encoding ribonuclease D — translation MTDIRFHKNDLPDLSRYNVAAVAIDTETLGLNPHRDRLCVVQISPGDGSADVIQIAPGQRKAPNLVTLLRNRAVTKLFHYGRFDIAVLYHAFGAMAEPVFCTKIASRLTRTYTDRHGLKDICSELLGIGLSKAQQSSDWAAETLSPEQLEYAASDVLYLHRLREVLAMRLAREGRSKEADACFRFLPTRAKLDLMGWAEEDIFAHS, via the coding sequence ATGACCGACATCCGTTTCCACAAGAACGATCTGCCGGACCTGTCCCGCTACAATGTCGCGGCGGTGGCCATCGATACGGAAACGCTGGGGCTCAACCCGCATCGCGACCGGCTTTGCGTGGTGCAGATCTCGCCGGGCGACGGCAGCGCCGACGTCATCCAGATCGCGCCGGGCCAGAGGAAGGCGCCGAACCTGGTCACGCTGCTCAGGAACCGCGCCGTCACCAAGCTGTTCCACTACGGCCGTTTCGACATTGCCGTGCTCTACCACGCCTTCGGCGCGATGGCCGAGCCGGTGTTCTGCACCAAGATCGCCTCGCGGCTGACCCGCACCTATACCGACCGCCACGGGTTGAAGGATATCTGCAGCGAACTGCTCGGCATCGGCCTGTCCAAGGCGCAGCAGTCGTCGGACTGGGCGGCCGAAACGCTCTCGCCCGAGCAGCTCGAATATGCCGCATCCGACGTGCTCTACCTGCACCGACTGCGCGAGGTGCTGGCCATGCGGCTGGCGCGCGAGGGCCGCAGCAAGGAGGCCGACGCCTGCTTCCGTTTCCTGCCGACGCGCGCCAAGCTCGACCTGATGGGCTGGGCGGAGGAAGACATCTTCGCGCATAGCTGA
- a CDS encoding helix-turn-helix transcriptional regulator: MRRPLRWPRPDFDVDDVLAPAIAVRVDVTETRAEVPQHWHRKGQLVFALGGGVTCRVPSGLWMVPPHCGVWIPSGMKHSNIATANARIFFVYIEPGAADLPDRCCTLSISPLLRELIVELSDCSPDDARCGFLGEILLAELPRMPVQQLHLPISAEPRLRRIAEMLANDPADRSTLAQWAGRVALSESSLARLVVKETGLTFGRWRQQLHLIVAIRELASGASVQQVSGDLGYESVTAFITMFKKALGKPPAKYLGDIAQNGGSAYVA, encoded by the coding sequence ATGAGGCGGCCGCTCCGCTGGCCCAGGCCGGACTTCGATGTCGACGACGTGCTCGCGCCGGCGATTGCCGTCCGCGTCGATGTGACCGAGACTCGGGCCGAAGTGCCCCAGCACTGGCACCGCAAAGGGCAACTCGTCTTCGCGCTCGGTGGCGGCGTCACGTGCCGCGTTCCGAGCGGCTTGTGGATGGTGCCGCCGCATTGCGGCGTGTGGATTCCGAGCGGCATGAAGCACAGCAATATCGCAACCGCCAATGCCCGGATTTTCTTCGTCTATATCGAGCCCGGAGCCGCCGACCTGCCGGACCGGTGCTGCACGCTGTCGATCTCGCCGCTGCTGCGCGAACTGATCGTCGAACTGTCGGACTGTTCGCCGGACGATGCAAGATGCGGTTTCCTGGGAGAGATTTTGCTGGCCGAGCTGCCACGCATGCCCGTGCAGCAATTGCACTTGCCGATCTCGGCCGAACCGCGGCTGCGGCGGATCGCCGAAATGTTGGCGAACGATCCCGCCGACCGCAGCACGCTGGCGCAATGGGCCGGTCGCGTCGCGCTCAGCGAGAGCAGTCTCGCGCGTCTGGTGGTGAAGGAGACAGGGCTGACCTTCGGGCGCTGGCGCCAGCAATTGCATTTGATCGTCGCAATCCGGGAGCTGGCTTCCGGCGCCAGCGTGCAGCAGGTGTCAGGCGACCTCGGCTATGAATCGGTCACCGCCTTCATCACCATGTTCAAGAAGGCGCTCGGCAAGCCGCCGGCGAAATATCTCGGCGACATCGCTCAAAATGGCGGGTCCGCATACGTCGCCTGA
- a CDS encoding zinc-binding dehydrogenase codes for MLALAISSDSPNRLKLTETDEPNCNAHEALVSVHATSLNRGELRLLAIRPDGWIPGQDIVGIVERAAADGSGPAVGTRVTALVDEAGWAERVAVPTDRLAVLPDGVSFASAATLPVAGTTALRTLHHGGDLAGQQVLITGASGAVGRFQIQIAREQGARVTAVATSRYDEDLRGLGAEQVVESIELAAGPFSLITESVGGKSLAHAIERVAPGGTIVMFGSSSGELTPVGFRQFVPGHEGARLQTFAYYTSGSGIGADIAWLLGLVAAGRLETRVALTVPWTEIGQALDALRQRSFSGKAVLTMTG; via the coding sequence ATGCTTGCCCTTGCTATCTCTTCAGACAGCCCCAACCGGCTGAAACTCACCGAGACCGACGAACCAAACTGCAATGCGCATGAAGCATTGGTGAGCGTTCATGCAACATCGTTGAACCGTGGCGAACTGCGCCTGCTCGCCATACGCCCCGACGGCTGGATACCTGGCCAGGATATCGTCGGGATTGTCGAGCGCGCTGCGGCCGATGGCTCCGGGCCAGCCGTCGGCACCCGGGTTACGGCTTTGGTCGACGAGGCAGGCTGGGCCGAACGCGTCGCCGTTCCAACCGACCGCCTCGCCGTCCTGCCGGATGGTGTCAGCTTCGCGTCCGCAGCCACGCTTCCGGTGGCGGGGACGACGGCGCTACGGACTTTGCACCATGGCGGCGACCTCGCCGGCCAGCAGGTCCTGATCACCGGTGCAAGCGGCGCGGTCGGCCGTTTCCAGATCCAGATCGCCCGCGAGCAGGGCGCGCGCGTGACCGCGGTCGCCACTTCCCGGTATGACGAGGATCTGCGTGGCTTGGGAGCCGAGCAAGTCGTCGAGTCGATCGAGCTGGCCGCGGGACCGTTTTCGCTGATCACCGAGTCGGTCGGCGGCAAAAGCCTCGCGCACGCGATCGAACGCGTCGCGCCTGGCGGGACCATCGTCATGTTCGGTTCGAGCAGCGGCGAGCTCACGCCGGTCGGCTTCCGCCAGTTCGTTCCGGGCCACGAGGGGGCCAGGCTTCAGACTTTCGCTTATTACACGTCCGGTTCAGGCATTGGCGCCGACATCGCCTGGCTGCTTGGCTTGGTCGCGGCCGGCCGGCTGGAAACCCGCGTGGCCTTGACTGTGCCGTGGACCGAGATCGGGCAAGCGCTCGACGCGCTGCGACAGCGCAGCTTCAGCGGCAAGGCCGTTCTCACCATGACCGGATGA
- a CDS encoding DUF4238 domain-containing protein yields MAENKNQHFVPRVHLTPFSVCAEGKAIHLFNLDRKKVIFDAPVKNQCSRDYFYGQDSKLEEAIQAVEGYYGRCVASLHKPGALVNESHATILRRFAYLQHVRTEAAARRSAEFAFAATNVSGVSCKQPTFKEAVKTAVIAAMRHYAHTMAVVDDLKVRVVRNLTSVPFITSDDPAVLANRWHQQRVRDRSFGVSSAGALLFLPLTPTLLAIFLDSDVYQAEHVGGWINVPKPADILACNHHQVLNCAANLYFGDRSSGNDVQTMAASVAQLRPLSRFNVMAAVSDGETATHTRYAVVDAKDIAEHDDVLVHVRAVRPVPPRWPSFLKFRNKPFVYTNDTGAGFRRRTTATSRLQNSPPWRKVRG; encoded by the coding sequence ATGGCCGAGAACAAGAATCAGCATTTCGTCCCCAGGGTGCACTTAACGCCTTTCAGCGTTTGCGCAGAAGGCAAAGCCATCCACCTGTTCAATCTTGATCGGAAGAAGGTGATTTTCGACGCGCCGGTGAAAAATCAGTGTTCCAGGGATTACTTCTATGGGCAGGATTCGAAGCTCGAAGAGGCGATCCAAGCCGTCGAAGGATACTATGGCCGGTGTGTTGCTTCCCTCCATAAACCGGGCGCCCTTGTTAACGAATCACATGCCACAATCTTGAGGCGTTTCGCTTACCTACAGCATGTCCGCACAGAAGCCGCTGCGCGTCGATCCGCAGAGTTCGCTTTCGCCGCCACGAACGTCAGTGGTGTCAGCTGCAAACAACCGACATTCAAGGAGGCTGTGAAAACCGCCGTCATTGCTGCGATGCGCCACTACGCCCATACGATGGCCGTCGTGGACGATCTTAAGGTACGAGTTGTTCGAAACCTCACGTCAGTGCCGTTCATCACGTCCGATGATCCCGCCGTTCTCGCCAACCGATGGCATCAACAGCGCGTCCGAGACAGATCTTTCGGCGTCTCCAGTGCTGGAGCCTTGTTGTTCCTGCCGCTTACGCCAACACTTCTGGCCATTTTCCTGGATAGTGATGTCTATCAAGCTGAGCATGTGGGCGGGTGGATCAATGTGCCAAAACCGGCAGACATTCTTGCCTGCAATCACCACCAGGTATTGAACTGTGCGGCAAATCTGTATTTTGGCGATCGGAGTTCCGGTAATGACGTGCAAACGATGGCGGCTTCAGTGGCGCAGCTGAGGCCTCTAAGCCGGTTCAACGTCATGGCGGCCGTATCTGACGGTGAAACCGCAACCCACACCCGCTATGCTGTCGTGGATGCGAAGGACATCGCCGAGCACGACGACGTGCTTGTCCACGTGAGGGCCGTCAGGCCGGTGCCACCACGATGGCCCTCGTTCCTCAAGTTTCGGAACAAGCCTTTCGTCTACACCAATGACACGGGCGCAGGCTTTCGACGCCGGACTACGGCGACATCGCGCCTCCAGAACAGTCCGCCTTGGCGCAAGGTGCGTGGCTAA
- a CDS encoding SDR family oxidoreductase — translation MAEIDSRKTIVLTGASRGIGHATVKRFSREGWRVITCSRQAFAEDCPWPAGPEDHIKVDLADQEDVGIAISEIRHRLEAHGGQLHALVNNAGISPKLKDGGRMNSIETPMHVWRDVFQVNFFAPIMLARGLFKELATAKGSIVNVTSIAGTRVHPFAGTAYATSKAALGSLTREMAHDFGPHGIRVNAIAPGEIDTAILSPGTDRIVETIPMRRLGATSEVADIIFFLCSGQASYVTGSEIHINGGQHV, via the coding sequence ATGGCCGAAATCGACAGCAGAAAAACCATCGTGCTCACCGGCGCCAGCCGCGGCATCGGCCATGCGACGGTGAAACGCTTTTCACGCGAGGGCTGGCGCGTCATCACCTGCTCGCGCCAGGCCTTCGCCGAGGATTGTCCATGGCCGGCCGGACCCGAGGACCACATCAAGGTCGATCTCGCCGACCAGGAGGATGTCGGCATCGCCATTTCGGAGATCCGGCACCGGCTGGAGGCGCATGGCGGGCAATTGCATGCGCTGGTCAACAATGCCGGCATCTCGCCGAAGCTGAAGGACGGCGGCCGGATGAACTCGATCGAGACGCCGATGCATGTCTGGCGCGACGTGTTCCAGGTCAACTTCTTCGCGCCGATCATGCTGGCCAGGGGCCTGTTCAAGGAGCTGGCCACGGCCAAGGGTTCGATCGTCAACGTCACCTCGATCGCCGGCACGCGGGTGCATCCATTCGCCGGCACGGCCTATGCGACGTCGAAAGCGGCGCTTGGCTCGCTGACGCGCGAGATGGCGCACGACTTCGGCCCGCACGGCATCCGCGTCAACGCGATCGCGCCGGGCGAGATCGACACCGCGATCCTGTCGCCCGGCACCGACAGAATAGTCGAGACGATCCCGATGCGCCGCCTCGGCGCCACATCGGAAGTGGCCGATATCATCTTCTTCCTGTGCTCGGGCCAGGCGTCCTACGTGACCGGCTCGGAGATCCACATCAACGGCGGCCAGCACGTGTGA
- a CDS encoding host attachment family protein translates to MSIRLKHGLWVIVADGEKALFLRNEGDTKYPNLQVVQEMEQENPATREQGTDRPGRYAEGPRSAIEETDWHRLGKERFADDIADRLYKLAHRGQFEEIVLIAPPRVLGEMRQKLHKEVCEKVQAEIPKTLTNHTIFEIEGLLLAA, encoded by the coding sequence ATGAGCATCAGGCTGAAACACGGTCTTTGGGTCATCGTGGCTGACGGCGAGAAGGCGCTTTTCCTGCGCAACGAGGGCGACACCAAATATCCGAACCTGCAGGTCGTGCAGGAGATGGAGCAGGAAAATCCTGCCACTCGTGAGCAAGGCACCGACAGACCGGGCCGATACGCCGAAGGACCTCGCAGCGCGATCGAAGAAACCGACTGGCATCGCTTGGGAAAGGAACGTTTTGCTGACGATATTGCCGACCGGCTCTACAAGCTTGCACACCGGGGTCAGTTCGAAGAGATCGTGCTGATTGCGCCGCCGCGGGTGCTGGGCGAAATGCGGCAGAAGCTGCACAAGGAAGTCTGCGAAAAAGTTCAGGCCGAAATCCCCAAGACGCTGACCAACCACACCATCTTCGAGATAGAGGGTCTGCTCCTGGCGGCCTGA
- a CDS encoding GlsB/YeaQ/YmgE family stress response membrane protein, with translation MGIESLLVFIIVGAIAGWLAGLIVKGFGFGLIGNIVIGIVGALIAGWIFPRLGFAIGGGILAAIIHSTIGAVILLVLIKLVKQA, from the coding sequence ATGGGTATCGAAAGTCTCCTTGTCTTCATCATCGTTGGCGCCATCGCCGGCTGGCTCGCCGGCCTCATCGTCAAGGGTTTCGGCTTCGGGCTGATCGGCAATATCGTCATCGGCATCGTTGGCGCCTTGATCGCCGGCTGGATTTTCCCAAGGCTGGGCTTTGCCATAGGCGGTGGCATTCTCGCCGCGATCATCCACTCCACCATCGGCGCGGTGATCCTGCTGGTGCTGATCAAACTGGTGAAGCAGGCTTGA
- the ybaL gene encoding YbaL family putative K(+) efflux transporter, whose protein sequence is MPHDTPLIATIVAGLGLAFVFGALANRFRIPPLVGYLVAGVLVGPNTPGFVADASLANELAEIGVILLMFGVGLHFSLKDLLSVRAIAVPGAVVQIGFATLLGAGLAWLLGWSLGAGLVFGLALSVASTVVLLRAMQERRLIETERGRIAVGWLIVEDLAMVLALVLLPALAGVLGGQPLVDDHSSLLSLPASYGIWGVVGMTLAKVAAFVVVMLVVGRRVIPWILHYVAHTGSRELFRLAVLAIALGVAFGAAKLFGVSLALGAFFAGMIMSESELSHRAAEESLPLRDAFSVLFFVSVGMLFDPLSLVSNGLPILATLAIIVIGKSLAAFVIVIAFRYPIATALMISASLAQIGEFSFILAELGVGLKLLPDQGRDLILAGAILSILLNPLMFLVVDRMKPWLERRSANSPEEASPIGPATERGQVASAPATSEKEDGPPPKSTLTGHSILIGYGRVGSLVGAALKEAALPFLVIEDADKTLAKLKADGIETVAGNAANAEVFSAANPEGAKRLILAIPNAFEAGQVVLRARAANPAINIIARAHSDAEVEHLKGLGADTVIMGESEIARGIVEVVTAKATDPAGSAMEIKPQPA, encoded by the coding sequence ATGCCGCATGACACGCCCCTTATCGCCACCATCGTCGCCGGTTTGGGGCTTGCTTTCGTCTTCGGAGCGTTGGCCAACCGTTTCCGCATCCCGCCGCTGGTCGGCTATCTGGTAGCCGGCGTCCTGGTCGGCCCGAACACGCCGGGCTTCGTCGCCGACGCCAGCCTCGCCAACGAGCTCGCCGAGATCGGCGTCATCCTCCTGATGTTCGGCGTCGGCCTGCATTTCTCGCTGAAGGACCTTTTGTCGGTCCGCGCAATCGCCGTGCCCGGCGCTGTCGTGCAGATCGGCTTTGCCACGCTGCTCGGCGCCGGCCTCGCCTGGCTGCTCGGCTGGTCCCTGGGTGCCGGCCTGGTCTTCGGCCTCGCTCTATCCGTCGCCTCGACCGTGGTGCTGCTGCGCGCCATGCAGGAACGGCGACTGATCGAGACCGAGCGCGGCCGCATCGCCGTCGGCTGGCTGATCGTCGAGGATCTGGCCATGGTGCTGGCGCTGGTGCTGCTGCCGGCGCTGGCCGGCGTGCTCGGCGGCCAGCCGCTGGTGGACGACCATTCGAGCCTGCTGTCGCTGCCTGCCAGCTACGGCATATGGGGCGTGGTCGGCATGACACTCGCCAAGGTCGCCGCCTTCGTCGTCGTCATGCTGGTCGTCGGCCGCAGGGTCATCCCCTGGATCCTGCACTATGTCGCCCATACCGGCTCGCGCGAGCTGTTCCGGCTCGCGGTGCTCGCCATCGCGCTCGGCGTCGCCTTCGGCGCGGCGAAACTGTTCGGCGTCTCGCTGGCGCTCGGCGCCTTCTTCGCCGGCATGATCATGAGCGAATCCGAGCTCAGCCACCGCGCGGCTGAAGAATCATTGCCGCTGCGCGACGCGTTCTCGGTGCTGTTCTTCGTCTCGGTCGGCATGCTGTTCGACCCGTTGAGCCTGGTCAGCAACGGCCTTCCCATACTCGCCACCCTTGCCATCATCGTCATCGGCAAGTCGCTCGCCGCCTTTGTTATCGTCATCGCCTTCCGCTATCCGATCGCCACCGCGCTGATGATTTCTGCCAGCCTCGCCCAGATCGGCGAATTCTCCTTCATCCTGGCCGAACTCGGGGTCGGGCTGAAGCTGCTGCCCGATCAGGGCCGCGACCTGATCCTTGCCGGCGCCATCCTGTCGATCCTGCTCAACCCGCTGATGTTTCTCGTCGTGGACCGGATGAAGCCATGGCTGGAGAGGCGCTCCGCCAATTCTCCCGAGGAAGCAAGCCCGATCGGCCCGGCGACGGAGCGGGGTCAGGTGGCTTCGGCGCCGGCGACTTCAGAGAAAGAGGACGGCCCGCCGCCCAAGTCGACGCTGACCGGCCATTCCATCCTGATCGGCTATGGCCGCGTCGGCAGCCTTGTTGGGGCCGCGCTGAAAGAGGCAGCCCTGCCCTTCCTGGTCATCGAGGATGCCGACAAGACGCTGGCGAAGCTGAAGGCCGACGGCATCGAGACGGTGGCCGGCAATGCTGCCAATGCGGAGGTCTTTTCCGCCGCCAATCCGGAGGGCGCCAAGCGGCTGATCCTTGCCATCCCGAATGCCTTCGAGGCCGGGCAGGTCGTGCTTCGGGCCCGCGCCGCCAATCCGGCGATCAACATCATTGCCCGTGCCCATTCCGATGCCGAGGTCGAGCACCTGAAAGGGCTCGGCGCCGACACGGTGATCATGGGCGAAAGCGAGATCGCGCGCGGCATCGTCGAGGTGGTGACGGCCAAAGCGACCGATCCGGCTGGGTCCGCCATGGAGATCAAACCACAGCCGGCCTGA
- the cysG gene encoding siroheme synthase CysG produces the protein MSPANAKLNAFPVFLRVDGEAVAIVGNGEGALAKARLLAQSSAALRIIADDADPELLNFIATAGAVHVDAAYDAAQLEGAAMVFAASGDEALDRRVAEDARRLGIPVNAVDRPELCDFFTPALVNRAPVAIAIGTEGAGPVLAQLLRVRIDRMLSPSLGRLAALAASFRAAAERLPKGNRRRRFWSDFFAGGPAKAVEAGEFARAHDAALDLLASNELTAGHIALVGAGPGAEDLLTLRAHRLLMEADAIVYDALVPEAIVAMGRRDAERLPVGKRKGCHSKSQEEINALLIELGRAGKRVVRLKSGDPLVFGRAGEEMAALRGAGIAYEVVPGVTAAFAAAADFELPLTLRGVTSSMVFTTGHDLKGNSLPDWAKLAISGATVAVYMGRSVAAEVAGRLIEAGLSPDTAVAVVENASLGNRRRFHGTLADLPSLEARADLTGPVMTIIGDAVAGANFERSEPLATHKREDTAHQDTGREDTGHEEAADSTVAEGVRQ, from the coding sequence ATGTCGCCAGCCAATGCCAAGCTCAACGCCTTCCCCGTCTTCCTGCGGGTCGACGGCGAAGCCGTGGCCATCGTCGGCAACGGCGAGGGGGCGCTTGCCAAGGCCAGGCTGCTCGCGCAGTCGAGCGCGGCGCTGCGCATCATCGCGGACGATGCCGATCCCGAACTTCTGAATTTCATCGCAACAGCCGGCGCCGTTCATGTCGATGCCGCCTATGACGCTGCCCAGCTCGAAGGCGCGGCCATGGTGTTTGCCGCCAGCGGTGACGAGGCGCTCGACCGCCGGGTCGCCGAAGATGCGCGCCGGCTGGGCATCCCGGTCAACGCCGTGGACCGGCCGGAACTCTGCGATTTCTTTACGCCGGCGCTGGTCAACCGGGCGCCGGTTGCGATCGCCATCGGCACCGAGGGCGCCGGCCCGGTGCTCGCGCAGCTGCTGCGCGTGCGCATCGACCGCATGCTGTCGCCGTCGCTCGGCCGGCTGGCTGCCTTGGCGGCTTCGTTCCGTGCCGCCGCCGAGCGGCTGCCGAAAGGCAATCGCCGCCGCCGCTTCTGGAGCGACTTCTTCGCCGGCGGTCCGGCCAAGGCTGTCGAGGCCGGAGAATTCGCCAGGGCGCATGATGCGGCGCTCGACCTTCTGGCTTCGAACGAGTTGACGGCGGGCCATATCGCGCTTGTCGGCGCGGGTCCGGGCGCGGAGGATCTCTTGACGCTGCGTGCCCACCGCCTGCTCATGGAAGCGGACGCGATCGTCTATGACGCGCTGGTGCCGGAGGCGATCGTCGCCATGGGCCGCCGCGACGCCGAGCGGCTGCCCGTCGGCAAGCGCAAGGGCTGCCATTCCAAGAGCCAGGAAGAGATCAATGCCCTGCTCATCGAGCTTGGCCGCGCCGGCAAGCGCGTGGTGCGGCTGAAGTCCGGCGATCCGCTGGTGTTCGGCCGGGCGGGCGAGGAGATGGCGGCGCTGCGCGGAGCCGGCATCGCCTATGAGGTGGTTCCGGGCGTCACCGCCGCCTTCGCCGCCGCAGCCGATTTCGAACTGCCGCTGACGCTGCGCGGCGTGACCTCCTCGATGGTGTTCACCACCGGACACGACCTCAAGGGCAATTCGCTGCCCGACTGGGCCAAGCTCGCCATCTCCGGCGCCACCGTTGCCGTCTATATGGGCCGCTCGGTCGCTGCCGAAGTTGCCGGACGTCTGATCGAAGCGGGACTGTCGCCGGACACTGCCGTCGCTGTCGTCGAGAATGCAAGCCTCGGCAATCGCCGCCGCTTCCACGGCACGCTGGCCGACCTGCCGTCGCTCGAAGCGCGCGCCGATCTCACCGGTCCGGTCATGACGATCATCGGCGACGCGGTCGCCGGCGCCAATTTCGAACGATCCGAACCGCTCGCGACACACAAGCGCGAAGACACAGCACACCAAGACACAGGGCGCGAAGACACAGGGCATGAAGAGGCCGCCGACAGTACGGTGGCCGAAGGAGTACGGCAATGA
- a CDS encoding transglycosylase domain-containing protein, with amino-acid sequence MANRRDSRIEPSFEGAPRAKSSDGFSVSEEDRVVPANRKSAAKRKSARAKSRGRGRDRNRRGLFSIFGRLLYWCFVLCIWGGIAAAGIVVYYGAKMPAATTWSIPDRAPNIKIVSVDGGLIANRGMSGGEAVGLHEMSPYIPEAVVAIEDRRFYSHFGIDPIGLSRAMVTNVLGGHFSQGGSTLTQQLAKNLFLTPDRTLERKVQEVLLALWLEHKHSKDQILEMYLNRVYFGSGAYGVEAASRRYFGKSARDVSLSEAALLAGLLKAPSRLSPARDPKAAEERAQLVLAAMREEGKISDKEYKVALSAPATRAPSYWTGSENYVADTVMEELPDLIGDVRGDIVIDTTVDLTLQKLAEQSIRRLIDESGKKLNVTQGALVSIDDSGAVRAMVGGYDYSTSQFDRASEARRQPGSAFKPFVYMAALEAGRTPDSVRNDAPIKIGKWTPDNYGGKYYGKVTLATALAKSLNSVAAQLTMEVGPDAVVEAAHRMGIQSDLQSNTSIALGTSEVTPLELTAAYVPFANGGYKPDIHFIRRVTTAGGKVLYENNGGSAPRVLKAEIVGMMNSMMTGTVEVGTAKKAAFNWPSAGKTGTSQNSRDAWFVGYTANLTTGVWFGNDDGSPMKKVTGGALPAQAWHEFMVAAHEGVPVRPLPGTWKSTPSDTVVPDEIPSADASQPPPTPPAAVGQSAPVAQAPARQARPAQTVDADGFGMPSDSGSTASIKHPVPPGDVGGPTKKRQTSILDILSGG; translated from the coding sequence ATGGCGAACCGCAGAGACAGTCGCATCGAACCGAGCTTCGAGGGGGCGCCGCGCGCGAAATCCTCCGATGGCTTTTCGGTCAGCGAGGAGGATCGCGTCGTGCCGGCAAATCGCAAATCCGCAGCAAAGCGCAAATCCGCCAGGGCGAAATCGCGCGGCCGTGGCCGCGATCGCAACCGGCGCGGGCTGTTTTCCATCTTCGGCCGTCTGCTCTACTGGTGCTTCGTGCTCTGCATCTGGGGCGGCATCGCGGCGGCCGGCATCGTCGTCTATTACGGCGCCAAGATGCCGGCGGCGACGACCTGGTCTATTCCCGACCGCGCGCCCAACATCAAGATCGTCTCGGTCGACGGCGGGCTGATCGCCAATCGCGGCATGTCGGGCGGCGAGGCCGTCGGCCTGCATGAAATGTCGCCCTACATCCCCGAGGCGGTCGTCGCCATCGAGGACCGTCGCTTCTATTCGCATTTCGGCATCGATCCGATCGGGCTGTCGCGCGCCATGGTCACCAACGTGCTCGGCGGGCATTTCTCGCAGGGCGGCTCGACGCTGACGCAACAGCTCGCCAAGAACCTGTTCCTGACGCCGGACCGCACGCTGGAGCGCAAGGTGCAGGAGGTGCTCCTGGCGCTCTGGCTGGAGCACAAGCACAGCAAGGACCAGATCCTCGAAATGTACCTCAATCGGGTCTATTTCGGTTCCGGCGCCTATGGCGTGGAGGCGGCCTCGCGGCGCTATTTCGGCAAGAGCGCGCGCGATGTCTCGCTGTCGGAGGCGGCACTTCTCGCCGGCTTGCTCAAGGCGCCGTCGCGGCTATCGCCGGCGCGCGACCCGAAGGCGGCGGAAGAGCGCGCGCAGCTCGTGCTCGCCGCCATGCGCGAGGAAGGCAAGATCAGCGACAAGGAATACAAGGTAGCGCTAAGCGCGCCGGCGACGCGCGCGCCGTCCTACTGGACCGGCTCGGAGAATTATGTCGCCGACACGGTCATGGAAGAGCTTCCGGACCTGATCGGCGACGTGCGCGGCGACATCGTCATCGACACCACCGTCGACTTGACCTTGCAGAAGCTTGCCGAACAGTCGATCCGCCGGCTGATCGACGAGAGCGGCAAGAAGCTCAACGTCACGCAAGGAGCGCTGGTGTCGATCGACGACTCCGGCGCCGTGCGCGCCATGGTCGGCGGCTACGACTATTCGACCAGCCAGTTCGACCGCGCCTCGGAAGCGCGCCGCCAGCCGGGCTCGGCCTTCAAGCCTTTCGTCTACATGGCGGCATTGGAAGCCGGCCGCACGCCGGACAGCGTGCGCAACGACGCGCCGATCAAAATCGGCAAATGGACGCCCGACAATTACGGGGGCAAATATTACGGCAAGGTGACGCTGGCCACCGCGCTCGCCAAGTCGCTCAACTCGGTGGCGGCGCAGCTCACCATGGAAGTCGGACCCGACGCGGTGGTCGAGGCGGCGCACCGCATGGGCATCCAGTCCGATCTGCAGTCGAACACCTCGATCGCGCTCGGCACCTCGGAAGTGACGCCGCTGGAATTGACCGCCGCCTACGTGCCTTTCGCCAATGGCGGCTACAAGCCGGACATCCATTTCATCCGCCGCGTCACCACGGCCGGCGGCAAGGTGCTCTACGAGAACAATGGCGGCAGCGCGCCGCGAGTCCTCAAGGCCGAGATCGTCGGCATGATGAATTCGATGATGACCGGCACGGTCGAGGTCGGCACCGCCAAGAAGGCGGCCTTCAACTGGCCCTCCGCCGGCAAGACGGGCACCAGCCAGAATTCACGCGACGCCTGGTTCGTCGGCTACACCGCCAACCTGACCACGGGCGTCTGGTTCGGCAATGACGACGGCAGCCCGATGAAGAAGGTGACCGGCGGCGCCTTGCCGGCGCAGGCCTGGCACGAGTTCATGGTCGCCGCGCATGAAGGCGTGCCTGTGCGGCCGCTGCCCGGCACCTGGAAATCGACGCCGTCCGATACGGTCGTGCCGGACGAGATACCCTCGGCTGACGCGTCGCAGCCGCCGCCGACACCGCCGGCAGCCGTAGGCCAGTCGGCGCCCGTCGCCCAGGCGCCCGCGCGCCAGGCGCGTCCGGCCCAGACGGTCGATGCCGACGGCTTCGGCATGCCGAGCGACAGCGGATCGACCGCTTCGATCAAGCATCCCGTGCCGCCCGGCGACGTCGGCGGCCCCACCAAGAAGCGCCAGACCTCGATCCTCGACATATTGAGCGGGGGTTAG